In Nonomuraea muscovyensis, one genomic interval encodes:
- a CDS encoding deoxyribonuclease IV: MVRIGAHVGQDDPAAHAAEVGAEVVQFFLGDPQGYDKPVLPARPVEGLDVYVHAPYLINVATTNNRIRIPSRKLLAQHLEAAAGLGAKGLIVHGGHVNKNDDPQAGFDNWRKVFERLESPIPVLIENTAGGGNAMARKLDRIARLWDALDGFDVGFCLDTCHAHAGGEELVDLVDRVKAITGRIDLVHCNDSRDAFDSGADRHANLGKGRIDPELILAVCRAAGAPIVVETPGEGQAEDIAFLRKNL; the protein is encoded by the coding sequence ATGGTGCGCATCGGAGCTCATGTCGGTCAGGACGACCCCGCCGCCCACGCAGCCGAGGTCGGCGCCGAGGTGGTGCAGTTCTTCCTCGGCGACCCGCAGGGCTACGACAAGCCCGTGCTCCCGGCCCGGCCGGTGGAGGGCCTCGACGTCTACGTCCACGCGCCCTACCTGATCAACGTGGCCACGACCAACAACCGCATCAGGATCCCCAGCCGCAAGCTGCTCGCCCAGCACCTGGAGGCCGCGGCCGGGCTCGGCGCCAAGGGCCTGATCGTGCACGGCGGCCACGTCAACAAGAACGACGACCCGCAGGCCGGCTTCGACAACTGGCGCAAGGTGTTCGAGCGGCTGGAGTCCCCGATCCCGGTGCTGATCGAGAACACCGCGGGCGGCGGCAATGCGATGGCACGCAAGCTCGACCGGATCGCCCGGCTGTGGGACGCGCTCGACGGCTTCGACGTGGGATTCTGTCTCGACACCTGCCACGCGCACGCGGGCGGCGAGGAGCTCGTCGACCTGGTCGACCGGGTCAAGGCGATCACCGGGCGCATCGACCTGGTGCACTGCAACGACTCGCGCGACGCGTTCGACTCCGGCGCCGACCGGCACGCCAACCTGGGCAAGGGGCGGATCGACCCGGAGCTGATCCTCGCGGTGTGCCGGGCCGCCGGGGCGCCGATCGTGGTGGAGACGCCGGGCGAGGGTCAGGCCGAGGACATCGCGTTCCTGCGGAAGAACCTGTAG